A genomic region of Clavibacter michiganensis subsp. insidiosus contains the following coding sequences:
- the dapE gene encoding succinyl-diaminopimelate desuccinylase: MPTETPPVPELDLTAGSVEVTRAICDIESVSGDEGALADAIERALAGCAHLQLERDGDAIVARTHLGRDRRVVIAGHIDTVPLNRNLPTRTEHDGGVEYLWGRGTVDMKAGVAVQLVLAAELVDPAFDITWIWYDHEEVSDSLNGLGRLARTRPDLLEGDFAILGEPTRAEIEGGCNGNLRVEVRAFGKRSHSARSWVGDNAIHRIAPVLDTLAAYEAREVEVDGLVYREGLNAVGVSGGIAGNVIPDEAMVHVNYRFAPSRSGAEAVEHVTSLFPGFEVTVVDLAEGARPGLDAEIAQPFLAAVGGEARPKYGWTDVARFSALGVPAVNYGPGDPLLAHHDDERVDVAHITSCERGLRAWLTAR, encoded by the coding sequence ATGCCGACCGAGACGCCTCCCGTGCCCGAGCTGGACCTCACCGCGGGGAGCGTGGAGGTCACCCGCGCGATCTGCGACATCGAGTCGGTCTCCGGCGACGAGGGCGCCCTCGCGGACGCCATCGAGCGGGCGCTCGCCGGGTGCGCGCACCTCCAGCTGGAGCGCGACGGCGACGCGATCGTCGCCCGTACGCACCTCGGCCGCGACCGTCGCGTCGTCATCGCCGGCCACATCGACACCGTCCCGCTCAACCGCAACCTGCCCACGCGCACCGAGCACGACGGCGGGGTCGAGTACCTCTGGGGCCGCGGCACCGTCGACATGAAGGCGGGTGTCGCCGTGCAGCTCGTGCTGGCCGCCGAGCTCGTGGATCCCGCCTTCGACATCACCTGGATCTGGTACGACCACGAGGAGGTCTCCGACAGCCTCAACGGGCTCGGCCGCCTCGCCCGCACCCGCCCCGACCTGCTCGAGGGCGACTTCGCGATCCTCGGCGAGCCGACCCGCGCGGAGATCGAGGGCGGCTGCAACGGCAACCTCCGCGTCGAGGTGCGGGCGTTCGGGAAGCGCTCGCACTCGGCCCGCTCCTGGGTGGGCGACAACGCGATCCACCGCATCGCCCCCGTGCTGGACACCCTGGCCGCCTACGAGGCGCGCGAGGTCGAGGTCGACGGGCTCGTCTACCGCGAGGGCCTCAACGCCGTCGGCGTCTCCGGCGGCATCGCGGGCAACGTCATCCCCGACGAGGCCATGGTGCACGTCAACTACCGCTTCGCCCCGAGCCGATCCGGCGCCGAGGCCGTGGAGCACGTCACGAGCCTCTTCCCGGGCTTCGAGGTCACGGTCGTCGACCTCGCGGAGGGCGCCCGTCCCGGCCTCGACGCCGAGATCGCGCAGCCCTTCCTCGCGGCTGTCGGCGGCGAGGCGCGTCCCAAGTACGGCTGGACCGACGTCGCCCGCTTCAGCGCGCTGGGCGTCCCGGCCGTGAACTACGGCCCGGGGGATCCGCTCCTCGCCCACCACGACGACGAGCGCGTCGACGTCGCCCATATCACGTCGTGCGAGCGCGGCCTCCGGGCGTGGCTGACGGCGCGCTGA
- a CDS encoding Lrp/AsnC family transcriptional regulator, which translates to MSTPQRPSARGLPVDAISRSIVDQLREDGRRSYAEIGKAVGLSEAAVRQRVQKLTDAGVIRIVALTDPQQLGLTRQAMIGVTVSGDVRVVADALADIPAVDYVVMTAGTFDLLAEVVCEDDEELVELLNARIRALDGVVSTETFVYLKVHTQDGHGRSR; encoded by the coding sequence ATGAGCACGCCGCAGCGCCCCTCCGCCCGCGGGCTCCCCGTCGACGCCATCTCCCGCTCCATCGTCGACCAGCTGCGGGAGGACGGGCGCCGGTCGTACGCCGAGATCGGCAAGGCCGTCGGCCTCAGCGAGGCCGCCGTCCGGCAGCGCGTGCAGAAGCTCACCGACGCGGGCGTGATCCGCATCGTCGCGCTCACCGACCCGCAGCAGCTCGGCCTCACCCGGCAGGCGATGATCGGCGTCACCGTGAGCGGCGACGTGCGCGTGGTCGCCGACGCCCTCGCGGACATCCCGGCTGTCGACTACGTGGTGATGACGGCGGGCACGTTCGACCTCCTCGCCGAGGTGGTCTGCGAGGACGACGAGGAGCTCGTCGAGCTGCTCAACGCCCGGATCCGGGCGCTGGACGGCGTCGTGAGCACGGAGACGTTCGTGTACCTGAAGGTCCACACGCAGGACGGGCACGGGCGCTCCCGGTGA
- a CDS encoding methylated-DNA--[protein]-cysteine S-methyltransferase, with product MTPASAPAAAPARRTTPPAPVLRPPSPALDADPRRPLPPAAGLLPVGAALLRIPSPVGRLELVAEGDRVVAVSIATAGVLPLDHLDDRPSPVLAETARQLDEHFAGRRTSFDVPVRLTGTPFQVAVWEALARVPHGGVTTYGALAQAAGRPGGARAVGGAVGANRLCILVPCHRVLGSDGRVTGFSAGDGVATKVRLLALEGSVLS from the coding sequence ATGACCCCCGCCTCCGCTCCCGCCGCCGCCCCCGCGCGTCGGACCACTCCCCCTGCTCCCGTCCTCCGTCCGCCGTCCCCCGCCCTCGACGCCGATCCGCGCCGTCCGCTCCCGCCCGCCGCGGGCCTCCTGCCCGTGGGCGCCGCGCTCCTCCGGATCCCGTCCCCCGTGGGCCGGCTGGAGCTCGTCGCCGAGGGCGACCGGGTCGTGGCCGTCTCCATCGCGACCGCGGGCGTCCTGCCGCTCGACCACCTGGACGACCGGCCGAGCCCCGTCCTCGCGGAGACGGCACGACAGCTGGACGAGCACTTCGCCGGTCGCCGCACGTCGTTCGACGTCCCGGTGCGGCTGACGGGCACGCCGTTCCAGGTCGCGGTCTGGGAGGCGCTCGCCCGCGTGCCCCACGGCGGCGTCACGACGTACGGCGCCCTCGCGCAGGCGGCGGGGCGTCCCGGCGGGGCGCGCGCGGTGGGCGGCGCCGTCGGCGCCAACCGGCTCTGCATCCTCGTCCCCTGCCATCGCGTGCTCGGCTCCGACGGGCGCGTGACCGGCTTCAGCGCGGGCGACGGGGTCGCCACGAAGGTCCGGCTGCTCGCGCTCGAGGGCTCGGTGCTGTCGTGA
- the dapD gene encoding 2,3,4,5-tetrahydropyridine-2,6-dicarboxylate N-succinyltransferase: MASPAPTPSAAPASSPASGSAWGYGLATVASDGTVLDTWFPAPELGPLPAGRDRWIAPAGIEELAVADPRRGVTVDIVTVEIDLQTPPASTPDAYLRLHLLSHLLVAPNTLNLDGIFGQLPIVVWTNAGPVHPDDFDRLRPSLQRAGIAAHGVDKFPRLLDYVTPDRVRIADASRVRLGAHLAPGTTVMHEGFVNFNSGTLGSSMVEGRITQGVVVGDGSDVGGGASIMGTLSGGGTQRVVIGERALLGANSGVGISIGDDSAVEAGLYVTAGTKVRLAGEAPGPDGTVPQVKAVELSGRPGILFRRNSLTGAVEAVPRRGGGSILNDALHA; this comes from the coding sequence ATGGCCTCCCCCGCTCCGACCCCGTCCGCCGCGCCCGCCTCCTCCCCCGCCTCCGGATCCGCCTGGGGCTACGGGCTCGCGACCGTCGCCTCCGACGGCACCGTGCTCGACACCTGGTTCCCCGCGCCCGAGCTCGGACCGCTGCCGGCCGGCCGCGACCGCTGGATCGCGCCGGCCGGGATCGAGGAGCTCGCGGTGGCCGACCCGCGCCGCGGCGTCACGGTCGACATCGTCACCGTCGAGATCGACCTGCAGACGCCGCCCGCGTCGACGCCCGACGCCTACCTGCGGCTGCACCTGCTCAGCCACCTGCTCGTGGCGCCGAACACGCTGAACCTCGACGGGATCTTCGGCCAGCTCCCCATCGTCGTCTGGACCAACGCCGGGCCCGTGCACCCCGACGACTTCGACCGGCTGCGGCCCTCGCTCCAGCGGGCGGGCATCGCCGCGCACGGCGTGGACAAGTTCCCGCGCCTGCTCGACTACGTCACGCCCGACCGCGTGCGCATCGCCGACGCCTCGCGCGTCCGCCTCGGAGCCCACCTCGCGCCCGGCACCACCGTCATGCACGAGGGCTTCGTCAACTTCAACTCCGGCACGCTCGGCTCCTCGATGGTCGAGGGCCGGATCACGCAGGGCGTCGTCGTGGGCGACGGCTCGGACGTCGGCGGCGGCGCCTCCATCATGGGCACGCTCTCGGGCGGCGGCACGCAGCGCGTCGTGATCGGCGAGCGGGCGCTCCTCGGGGCGAACTCGGGCGTCGGCATCTCGATCGGCGACGACAGCGCCGTGGAGGCCGGGCTCTACGTCACGGCCGGCACCAAGGTCCGGCTCGCGGGCGAGGCGCCGGGCCCGGACGGGACCGTGCCGCAGGTGAAGGCCGTCGAGCTCTCCGGCCGGCCCGGGATCCTGTTCCGCCGCAACTCGCTCACGGGCGCCGTGGAGGCGGTCCCGCGGCGCGGCGGCGGGTCGATCCTCAACGACGCGCTGCACGCGTAG
- a CDS encoding DUF3117 domain-containing protein: MAAMKPRTGDGPMEAVKEGRLIIVRVPLEGGGRLVVSVNDAEAKELHDALAAVTSAS; the protein is encoded by the coding sequence ATGGCAGCCATGAAGCCCAGGACCGGCGACGGACCGATGGAGGCCGTGAAGGAGGGCAGGCTCATCATCGTGCGCGTGCCCTTGGAGGGAGGCGGACGACTCGTCGTCTCCGTCAACGACGCCGAAGCGAAGGAGCTTCACGACGCCCTCGCCGCGGTGACCAGCGCGAGCTAG
- a CDS encoding FHA domain-containing protein, whose translation MSEGSHRSSPAGAGSSGIAVVTPHAVVLLPAGAPTPVVDGLWRAVADPAVTAEALVAALPLRGADEVASFAVLVHEVAGPEGTRLQVVLRGDAVVDVDGTAGPRRVDARQAQPFYLATLDRVRAYRTGRADAEASATASRTDGLPLTAGVVATDAVRWRLRDARSDDPAGAEAHPRAVAVADAARRVSPPPVDPGLVATVLDGPADPGGRSEGSQAREDAAARAGSAGVPTVAMPAVPPAGEEEAAPRVVHAFRVRRDGVPHVDADAPDRIPLDAPAIVGRRPRPPRVVRGVAPRLVTVPSPLGEISGTHLGLRQDSGVVVVTDLDSTNGTVVLVPGAERLALRPGESLVVVPGTRIDIGDGVVLEILSAR comes from the coding sequence GTGAGCGAGGGCTCCCACCGTTCCTCTCCCGCCGGCGCGGGATCGTCCGGCATCGCGGTCGTCACGCCCCACGCCGTCGTGCTCCTGCCCGCGGGCGCCCCGACGCCGGTCGTCGACGGCCTCTGGCGCGCGGTCGCGGATCCGGCCGTCACGGCGGAGGCGCTCGTCGCGGCGCTGCCGCTGCGGGGCGCCGACGAGGTCGCGTCCTTCGCCGTGCTCGTGCACGAGGTCGCCGGGCCTGAGGGCACGCGCCTCCAGGTGGTGCTGCGGGGCGACGCCGTGGTGGACGTCGACGGGACCGCGGGTCCCCGACGGGTGGACGCGCGACAGGCCCAGCCCTTCTACCTGGCCACGCTCGACCGGGTGCGGGCGTACCGGACCGGGCGGGCGGACGCCGAGGCGAGCGCGACCGCGAGCCGGACGGACGGCCTGCCGCTCACGGCGGGCGTCGTCGCCACCGACGCCGTGCGCTGGCGCCTCCGCGACGCGCGATCCGACGACCCGGCGGGCGCGGAGGCGCACCCCCGCGCCGTCGCCGTCGCCGACGCCGCGCGTCGCGTCTCCCCGCCTCCCGTGGATCCCGGCCTGGTCGCCACCGTCCTCGACGGGCCGGCGGATCCGGGCGGGCGATCGGAGGGATCCCAGGCCCGCGAGGACGCCGCCGCCCGCGCCGGGTCCGCCGGCGTGCCCACCGTAGCCATGCCGGCCGTGCCGCCCGCAGGCGAGGAGGAGGCCGCCCCGCGCGTCGTCCACGCCTTCCGCGTCCGGCGCGACGGGGTGCCGCACGTCGACGCGGATGCTCCCGACCGGATCCCCCTCGACGCGCCCGCCATCGTCGGCCGCCGCCCCCGGCCGCCGCGCGTCGTCCGGGGCGTCGCACCGCGGCTGGTGACCGTGCCCTCCCCGCTCGGCGAGATCTCCGGCACGCACCTCGGGCTCCGGCAGGACTCCGGCGTCGTCGTCGTGACCGACCTCGACTCCACGAACGGCACCGTGGTGCTCGTCCCCGGCGCCGAGCGCCTCGCGCTCCGCCCGGGGGAGTCGCTCGTGGTCGTGCCCGGCACGCGCATCGACATCGGCGACGGCGTCGTCCTCGAGATCCTGTCCGCCCGATGA
- the yaaA gene encoding peroxide stress protein YaaA, with product MLVLLPPSETKRDGGTEGSRLDLDLLAFPELTEERRTVVHAVADLARDPEAAARALKLGPRQSAEVERNRLLESSPTMPALRRYTGVLYDPIGADALDDAQLAFAGRHVAVHSALLGPIRATDPIPAYRLSHDSRLPGLRMKAHWVASVRRVLEGIPGLVLDLRSEGYAALGPRPGHADSAVVRVVARGADGAVRALNHFNKKAKGELVRALILAGRDLGSVAELLEWAADAGIELTRGDSGELVLVAAAH from the coding sequence GTGCTCGTCCTGCTGCCCCCGTCCGAGACGAAGCGCGACGGGGGGACGGAGGGATCGCGCCTGGATCTCGACCTCCTCGCGTTCCCCGAGCTGACGGAGGAGCGCCGCACGGTCGTGCACGCCGTCGCCGACCTCGCCCGGGACCCCGAGGCCGCGGCCCGCGCCCTCAAGCTCGGCCCGCGCCAGTCGGCCGAGGTGGAGCGGAACCGCCTGCTCGAGTCGTCGCCGACCATGCCGGCGCTCCGCCGCTACACGGGCGTGCTCTACGACCCGATCGGCGCCGACGCCCTGGATGACGCGCAGCTCGCCTTCGCCGGCCGCCACGTCGCCGTGCACTCGGCGCTCCTCGGACCGATCCGGGCGACCGACCCGATCCCCGCGTACCGGCTCTCGCATGACAGCCGCCTCCCGGGCCTCCGGATGAAGGCGCACTGGGTGGCGTCGGTGCGCCGGGTGCTCGAGGGGATCCCGGGCCTCGTCCTCGACCTCCGTTCCGAGGGCTACGCGGCCCTCGGACCGCGACCGGGGCACGCGGACTCCGCCGTGGTGCGCGTGGTCGCCCGCGGCGCGGACGGCGCCGTGCGCGCGCTCAACCACTTCAACAAGAAGGCGAAGGGCGAGCTCGTGCGGGCGCTGATCCTCGCCGGGCGCGACCTCGGATCGGTGGCGGAGCTCCTCGAATGGGCCGCCGACGCCGGGATCGAGCTCACGCGCGGCGACTCCGGCGAGCTCGTCCTGGTGGCCGCCGCGCACTGA
- the atpD gene encoding F0F1 ATP synthase subunit beta — MTDTATAPVASDSVAGVGRIVRVTGPVVDIEFPHDSIPPVYNALKTTITIGEESTEITLEIALHLGDDVVRAIALKPTDGLVRGQEVRDTGAAISVPVGDITKGKVFNVTGDILNNEGGEPIEITERWPIHRKPPMFDQLESKTQLFETGIKVIDLLTPYVQGGKIGLFGGAGVGKTVLIQEMIQRVAQDHGGVSVFAGVGERTREGNDLIMEMEEAGVFDKTALVFGQMDEPPGTRLRVALSALTMAEYFRDVKNQDVLLFIDNIFRFTQAGSEVSTLLGRMPSAVGYQPNLADEMGVLQERITSTRGHSITSLQAIYVPADDYTDPAPATTFAHLDATTELSREIASRGLYPAVDPLTSTSRILDPRYLGQAHYDTATRVKAILQKNKELQEIIAILGVDELSEEDKVTVSRARRIQQFLSQNTYMAKKFTGVEGSTVPLKNTIESFSKIADGDYDHVAEQAFFNVGDLDDVERRWSEIQKENG, encoded by the coding sequence ATGACTGACACCGCCACTGCGCCGGTCGCCAGCGACAGCGTGGCCGGCGTCGGACGCATCGTCCGCGTCACCGGCCCGGTCGTGGACATCGAGTTCCCGCACGACTCGATCCCCCCGGTCTACAACGCCCTCAAGACCACGATCACCATCGGCGAGGAGTCGACGGAGATCACGCTCGAGATCGCGCTGCACCTCGGCGACGACGTCGTGCGCGCCATCGCCCTCAAGCCCACGGACGGCCTCGTCCGCGGCCAGGAGGTGCGCGACACGGGCGCCGCCATCTCGGTGCCCGTCGGCGACATCACCAAGGGCAAGGTCTTCAACGTCACCGGCGACATCCTCAACAACGAGGGCGGCGAGCCGATCGAGATCACCGAGCGCTGGCCCATCCACCGCAAGCCCCCGATGTTCGACCAGCTCGAGTCCAAGACGCAGCTGTTCGAGACCGGGATCAAGGTCATCGACCTCCTCACCCCGTACGTGCAGGGCGGCAAGATCGGCCTGTTCGGCGGCGCGGGCGTCGGCAAGACCGTCCTCATCCAGGAGATGATCCAGCGCGTCGCGCAGGACCACGGCGGCGTGTCCGTGTTCGCCGGCGTCGGCGAGCGCACCCGCGAGGGCAACGACCTCATCATGGAGATGGAGGAGGCCGGCGTCTTCGACAAGACCGCGTTGGTCTTCGGCCAGATGGACGAGCCGCCGGGAACGCGCCTCCGCGTCGCCCTGTCCGCGCTCACGATGGCGGAGTACTTCCGCGACGTGAAGAACCAGGACGTGCTGCTCTTCATCGACAACATCTTCCGCTTCACGCAGGCCGGCTCCGAGGTCTCCACGCTGCTCGGCCGCATGCCGTCCGCGGTGGGCTACCAGCCGAACCTCGCGGACGAGATGGGCGTGCTCCAGGAGCGCATCACGTCGACGCGCGGCCACAGCATCACGTCGCTGCAGGCCATCTACGTCCCCGCGGACGACTACACCGACCCGGCGCCGGCAACCACGTTCGCGCACCTCGACGCGACCACGGAGCTCAGCCGCGAGATCGCCTCGCGCGGCCTCTACCCGGCCGTCGACCCGCTGACGTCCACCAGCCGCATCCTCGACCCGCGGTACCTGGGCCAGGCGCACTACGACACGGCCACCCGCGTCAAGGCGATCCTGCAGAAGAACAAGGAGCTGCAGGAGATCATCGCGATCCTCGGCGTCGACGAGCTCTCCGAGGAGGACAAGGTCACGGTGTCGCGTGCGCGCCGCATCCAGCAGTTCCTCTCGCAGAACACGTACATGGCGAAGAAGTTCACGGGCGTCGAGGGCTCCACGGTGCCGCTGAAGAACACCATTGAGTCGTTCTCGAAGATCGCCGACGGCGACTACGACCACGTCGCCGAGCAGGCGTTCTTCAACGTCGGCGACCTCGACGACGTCGAGCGCCGCTGGTCCGAGATCCAGAAGGAGAACGGCTGA
- a CDS encoding F0F1 ATP synthase subunit epsilon: MARADLTVTVVSADQQVWSGQASMVVARTSEGEIGILAGHEPLLAILATGNVRITQDGGAVITADADEGFLSVENDNVTVVARKAALVA, encoded by the coding sequence ATGGCCCGCGCTGATCTCACGGTGACCGTGGTCTCGGCCGACCAGCAGGTCTGGTCCGGCCAGGCCTCCATGGTCGTCGCGCGCACGAGCGAGGGCGAGATCGGCATCCTGGCCGGTCACGAGCCCCTGCTGGCGATCCTCGCGACCGGCAACGTCCGCATCACGCAGGACGGCGGCGCCGTGATCACGGCCGACGCCGACGAGGGCTTCCTCTCGGTGGAGAACGACAACGTGACCGTGGTCGCACGCAAGGCCGCGCTGGTCGCGTAG
- a CDS encoding DNA-3-methyladenine glycosylase I translates to MTRASLVHGEDGLARCAWSAADAEYRRYHDGEWGRPLHGDRPLFEKLCLEGFQAGLSWITILRKRPRFREVFHGFDVDAVAAMDEDDVERLMGDAGIIRNRAKILAAVGNARAVRALVDERGEGTLDRMIWAHAADPRGRPRPTTADEIPAVTVESTALSRELKAHGLRFVGPTTVYALMQSSGLVDDHVVGCHRAA, encoded by the coding sequence GTGACGCGGGCGTCGCTCGTGCACGGCGAGGACGGCCTCGCGCGCTGCGCCTGGTCCGCGGCCGACGCGGAGTACCGCAGGTACCACGACGGGGAGTGGGGTCGCCCGCTGCACGGCGATCGTCCGCTGTTCGAGAAGCTGTGCCTCGAGGGCTTCCAGGCGGGGCTGTCGTGGATCACCATCCTCCGCAAGCGCCCGCGATTCCGGGAGGTGTTCCACGGCTTCGACGTCGACGCGGTCGCCGCCATGGACGAGGACGACGTCGAGCGGCTGATGGGCGACGCCGGGATCATCCGCAACCGCGCCAAGATCCTCGCGGCCGTCGGCAACGCGCGCGCGGTCCGGGCCCTCGTCGACGAGCGCGGGGAGGGAACGCTCGACCGGATGATCTGGGCGCACGCCGCCGATCCCCGGGGCCGGCCGCGCCCGACCACGGCCGACGAGATCCCGGCCGTCACGGTGGAGTCCACCGCCCTCAGCCGCGAGCTGAAGGCGCACGGCCTCCGCTTCGTGGGTCCCACCACCGTCTACGCGCTCATGCAGTCCTCGGGGCTCGTCGACGACCACGTGGTCGGGTGCCACCGCGCCGCCTGA
- a CDS encoding F0F1 ATP synthase subunit gamma gives MGAQLRVYTQKIKSAQTTKKITRAMELISASRIQKAQQRMAASAPYSRAVTRAVSAVATFSNVDHILTTEPEKVERAAIVIFASDRGLAGAFSSSVLKESEQLAELLRSQGKEIVYYLVGRKAVGYFKFRKRSSERIWTGSTEKPEFETAKSIGDALVEKFVTPASEGGVDEIHIVFNRFVSIATQKPEVVRLLPLEVVEGVEAPGEGAVLPLYEFEPEVGDVLDALLPVYIESRIFNAMLQSAASEHAARQKAMKSASDNADKLVTTYTRLRNNARQTEITQQISEIVGGADALASSK, from the coding sequence ATGGGAGCACAACTCCGGGTCTACACGCAGAAGATCAAATCCGCGCAGACGACGAAGAAGATCACCCGCGCCATGGAGCTGATCTCCGCGTCGCGCATCCAGAAGGCGCAGCAGCGGATGGCGGCGTCCGCGCCGTACTCCCGCGCCGTCACGCGCGCGGTCTCGGCGGTGGCGACGTTCTCCAACGTCGACCACATCCTCACGACCGAGCCCGAGAAGGTGGAGCGGGCGGCGATCGTCATCTTCGCCTCCGACCGCGGACTCGCCGGCGCGTTCAGCTCCAGCGTCCTGAAGGAGTCGGAGCAGCTCGCCGAGCTCCTCCGCTCGCAGGGCAAGGAGATCGTCTACTACCTCGTGGGCCGCAAGGCCGTCGGCTACTTCAAGTTCCGCAAGCGCTCCTCGGAGCGCATCTGGACCGGCAGCACCGAGAAGCCCGAGTTCGAGACCGCGAAGTCGATCGGCGACGCGCTCGTGGAGAAGTTCGTGACGCCCGCGTCCGAGGGCGGGGTGGACGAGATCCACATCGTCTTCAACCGCTTCGTGTCGATCGCGACGCAGAAGCCCGAGGTCGTCCGGCTGCTGCCGCTCGAGGTCGTGGAGGGGGTGGAGGCGCCCGGCGAGGGTGCCGTCCTGCCGCTCTACGAGTTCGAGCCCGAGGTGGGCGACGTGCTCGACGCGCTGCTGCCCGTCTACATCGAGAGCCGCATCTTCAACGCGATGCTCCAGTCGGCCGCATCCGAGCACGCCGCGCGCCAGAAGGCCATGAAGTCGGCGAGCGACAACGCCGACAAGCTCGTGACCACCTACACGCGGCTGCGGAACAACGCGCGCCAGACCGAGATCACGCAGCAGATCTCCGAGATCGTCGGCGGCGCGGACGCGCTCGCCTCCAGCAAGTAA
- a CDS encoding PP2C family protein-serine/threonine phosphatase, with the protein MTAIGADVAETSLALPDGRTLVLGWASMTDRGLRRDHNEDSVLAAVPYFAVADGMGGHAAGDVASDAVIRRLAEEQERAESGFADPEGVEPALDLAVGDIREETGDLELHAGTTVTGACLTLVSDRPYWAVFNVGDSRVYQLRGDVLEQVTVDHSVVQEMVDAGRITRAQADRHPDGNIITRAVGVGDAAEADYWLLPVTARLRLLVCSDGLTKELADAEIRGHLLRADDAATAVRDLVVHALESGGRDNVTAVVVDVLRIDPAADAPEPPRRRGLRR; encoded by the coding sequence ATGACCGCCATCGGAGCGGACGTCGCCGAGACCTCCCTCGCCCTGCCCGACGGCCGCACGCTCGTGCTCGGCTGGGCGTCCATGACCGACCGCGGCCTCCGCCGCGACCACAACGAGGACAGCGTGCTCGCGGCCGTCCCGTACTTCGCGGTGGCGGACGGCATGGGCGGGCACGCCGCCGGCGACGTTGCCAGCGACGCCGTCATCCGCCGCCTCGCCGAGGAGCAGGAGCGCGCCGAGTCCGGGTTCGCGGATCCCGAGGGCGTGGAGCCGGCGCTCGACCTGGCCGTCGGCGACATCCGCGAGGAGACCGGGGACCTCGAGCTGCACGCGGGCACGACCGTCACGGGGGCGTGCCTCACCCTGGTGTCCGACCGTCCCTACTGGGCCGTCTTCAACGTCGGCGACTCGCGGGTCTACCAGCTCCGCGGCGACGTGCTCGAGCAGGTCACCGTCGACCACTCCGTCGTGCAGGAGATGGTGGACGCCGGCCGCATCACGCGCGCGCAGGCCGACCGGCACCCGGACGGCAACATCATCACCCGGGCCGTGGGCGTGGGCGACGCCGCCGAGGCGGACTACTGGTTGCTGCCCGTGACCGCGCGGCTGCGGCTGCTGGTCTGCTCCGACGGGCTGACCAAGGAGCTGGCCGACGCCGAGATCCGCGGGCACCTGCTGCGCGCCGACGACGCGGCGACGGCGGTGCGCGACCTGGTCGTGCACGCGCTGGAGAGCGGCGGCCGCGACAACGTGACGGCCGTCGTGGTCGACGTCCTGCGGATCGACCCGGCCGCGGACGCGCCCGAGCCGCCCCGCCGCCGCGGCCTGCGCCGCTGA